The Bombus fervidus isolate BK054 chromosome 3, iyBomFerv1, whole genome shotgun sequence genome includes a window with the following:
- the LOC139985355 gene encoding guanylate cyclase 32E isoform X2, whose product MLLANVERACLLLTAIHILLDKGAYAETFTLGYITGSKRRPGDLEYQRPGYRISGAISLAVEEVNAGELGRRGHKLDFLVAETYGEEETSILMTADLWTKNISVYIGPQETCIHEGRMAAAFNLPMISYFCTHRESSDKKEFPTFARTRPPDTQISKSVVSVLMAFNWTKVTFMYMNSTLFEFNKMSTIAETILSSFDSAGVTVNFLRCWEEPYHVTHMTNPFHKHVSETYRETRRNYYEHMGLLMALDERKLLEKGEYWVVGVDIEQYDEKRPDKYFRGLWQKKTNSSILKAYRSYFSVVASAPIYSKNFTRMVNQYRQKHPFYFTNPLANMGGIIQIVPETAYLYDAVHLYERSLLKALDENRDPRNGREMVATLYGVHYRSAMGYMVYMDENGDAEGNYTLIALDNRPTKGHGLYPIAYFVGKENGTNLPKLRLTRDISWIGDGPPIAEPHCGYHGEKCTSHTGEIMGGIAGGFLLIIMAVLLVLYRNWKYEQELDSLLWKVNYKDIQIKEKKDESSGANEAPTKCNSKTTTQPIVRTSQVSLSSNPDADFRYSMIYTQIGVYKGRIFAVKKVRKKSIEITREMKKELKVMRDLRHDNLNAFIGACTDPPNICIVVEYCARGSLKDILENEDMKLDNMFMASLVGDIIRGMIYLHESVIKFHGSLSTSNCLVDSRWVVKLADFGLHEFKKDAECEPCDVMKKYHGLLYRAPELLRSTKSQEPVVRDYQRGDVYSFAIVLYELQGRHGPFGITELTPSEILKKVIAREPDTEPFRPPLNQLENCFHFVRACLMECWAEDPETRPDFKIVRNKLRPLRKGMKPNIFDNMMAMMEKYANNLEALVDERTDQLTEEKKKTDALLYEMLPRYVAEQLKRGHKVEAESFDSVTIYFSDIVGFTAMSAESTPLQVVDFLNDLYTCFDSTIENYDVYKVETIGDAYMVVSGLPIRNGIQHAGEIASMSLCLLEAVKQFTIRHRPLDKLQLRIGIHSGPVCAGVVGLKMPRYCLFGDTVNTASRMESTGSALKIHCSRETKELLDQVGGFKIVERGLVSMKGKGERLTYWLTGEDPILREERSRERENRRNGYARNNSNPLIPRSSLKNKSLVRSTFMRCSSESPKRLRFASSDQLDQKCSGANSQLESIVDNSPCKPKRSCATRPSCVDNWRSSSNSCPCVEKLCEQETQIDVKELTRHRSDANNSPLRSNWTIGNEPYFPRAGVKNFRFGPAGIAQTTCRSAPNSPRHSTLILNCQKRAAQSNEEIDGWDATTPLIYYPGGRLD is encoded by the exons ATGCTACTGGCAAACGTGGAGAGGGCTTGTCTGTTACTAACGGCGATCCACATTTTACTCGATAAGGGCGCCTACGCCGAGACATTCACCCTCGGGTATATCACCGGTTCGAAAAGACGTCCAGGCGACTTGGAGTATCAGCGTCCTGGTTACCGGATATCCGGCGCCATATCGCTCGCCGTGGAAGAG GTGAACGCAGGTGAGCTCGGTCGACGCGGACACAAGCTCGACTTCCTGGTCGCGGAAACTTATGGCGAAGAGGAGACCAGCATCCTGATGACCGCCGATCTCTGGACGAAGAATATCAGCGTTTACATAGGACCCCAGGAAACTTGCATCCACGAGGGCAGAATGGCGGCGGCGTTCAACCTTCCAATGATATCTTAC TTTTGTACTCATCGCGAATCGTCCGACAAAAAGGAATTCCCCACGTTCGCGAGAACGAGACCACCCGATACGCAAATCTCCAAGTCCGTCGTTTCCGTGCTGATGGCATTTAACTGGACGAAA GTGACGTTCATGTACATGAACTCGACCCTGTTCGAATTTAACAAGATGTCAACGATCGCGGAGACGATTCTATCGTCGTTCGACTCTGCAGGTGTGACAGTGAACTTTCTTCGCTGTTGGGAAGAACCATATCACGTCACGCATATGACCAATCCGTTCCACAAACACGTCAGTGAAACATATCGGGAAACGCGAA GGAATTATTATGAACACATGGGACTGCTGATGGCTCTGGACGAAAGGAAGCTCTTGGAAAAAG GCGAGTACTGGGTGGTCGGTGTCGATATCGAGCAATACGACGAGAAACGACCGGACAAGTACTTTCGTGGTTTATGGCAGAAGAAGACCAACTCGTCGATCCTGAAGGCGTATCGCAGCTACTTCAGCGTGGTAGCTAGCGCTCCAATTTACTCGAAGAATTTTACACGAATGGTGAATCAGTACAGGCAAAAGCATCCATTTTATTTCACCAATCCACTGGCGAACATGGGCGGAATTATTCAG ATCGTACCAGAAACGGCGTATCTGTACGACGCGGTGCATCTCTACGAAAGATCGTTGCTAAAAGCTCTGGACGAGAATCGGGACCCTCGAAACGGCCGTGAAATGGTGGCGACTCTTTACGGCGTTCACTATCGAAGCGCCATGGG ATACATGGTCTACATGGACGAAAACGGAGACGCTGAAGGCAATTACACTCTGATTGCTCTGGACAATCGACCGACAAAGGGACACGGTTTATACCCTATAGCTTACTTTGTGGGAAAAGAGAACGGCACGAATCTGCCA AAACTTCGATTGACAAGGGATATTTCGTGGATCGGTGACGGGCCGCCCATCGCCGAGCCTCATTGCGGTTACCACGGTGAAAAATGCACTT CTCATACGGGAGAAATCATGGGCGGTATAGCCGGCGGATTTCTGTTGATTATCATGGCGGTGCTCCTGGTGCTATACAGAAACTGGAAATACGAGCAGGAACTGGATTCCCTACTCTGGAAGGTGAACTACAAAGACATTCAGatcaaagagaagaaagacgaGTCGTCGGGAGCCAATGAGGCGCCTACCAAATGCAATTCCAAG ACGACGACGCAGCCTATTGTGAGAACCAGCCAAGTTTCTCTCAGCTCGAACCCAGATGCTGATTTTCGTTACTCGATGATTTACACGCAAATTGGTGTTTATAAGGGGCGGATATTCGCCGTAAAGAAAGTTCGGAagaaatcgatcgaaattaCACGGGAGATGAAGAAAGAGCTGAAAGTG ATGCGAGACTTGCGACACGATAATTTGAACGCTTTCATCGGAGCCTGCACCGATCCACCGAACATATGCATCGTCGTGGAGTATTGTGCTCGTGGCAGTCTCAAG GATATCTTGGAGAACGAGGACATGAAGCTCGATAATATGTTCATGGCGTCCTTAGTCGGAGATATAATCAGG GGGATGATCTATCTGCACGAGTCCGTCATAAAATTTCACGGTTCGCTGAGTACGTCGAACTGCTTGGTGGATTCTCGATGGGTTGTAAAGCTGGCGGACTTTGGATTGCACGAATTCAAAAAGGACGCCGAGTGTGAGCCGTGTGACGTCATGAAGAAGTATCACG GTTTGCTATATCGAGCGCCCGAACTATTACGATCGACGAAAAGCCAAGAGCCAGTCGTGCGAGATTATCAGAGAGGAGACGTTTATTCTTTCGCTATAGTGTTGTACGAACTTCAAGGGAGACACGGCCCTTTTGGAATTACGGAATTAACCCCTTCGGAGATATTGAAGAAAGTAATCGCGAGAGAACCTGATACAGAACCGTTCAG ACCACCGTTGAACCAGTTGGAGAACTGTTTCCATTTCGTGCGCGCTTGTTTGATGGAGTGCTGGGCCGAGGACCCTGAGACTCGACCAGACTTCAAGATCGTTAGAAACAAACTGAGACCTTTGAGAAAGGGCAT GAAGCCAAACATATTTGACAACATGATGGCCATGATGGAGAAATACGCGAATAATCTGGAAGCGCTGGTCGACGAACGAACGGACCAATTAACggaggagaagaaaaagacag aCGCGTTGCTGTATGAAATGCTACCGCGTTACGTGGCAGAGCAATTGAAACGGGGACACAAAGTTGAAGCTGAAAGCTTCGACAGcgttacaatttatttcaGCGACATTGTCGGCTTCACCGCCATGTCTGCCGAAAGCACACCATTGCAG GTGGTAGATTTTCTGAACGATTTGTACACCTGTTTCGATTCGACGATAGAAAATTACGACGTCTACAAAGTGGAAACTATCGGTGATGCTTACATGGTG GTAAGCGGTTTACCAATTCGAAACGGTATTCAGCACGCGGGAGAAATAGCCAGTATGTCCTTGTGCCTCCTAGAAGCCGTAAAACAATTTACAATTCGACACAGGCCGTTGGATAAGCTACAACTACGAATTGGTATACATTCCG GTCCCGTGTGCGCCGGTGTGGTCGGCCTAAAAATGCCACGTTATTGTCTATTTGGTGATACCGTGAACACTGCTAGCCGCATGGAATCCACTGGATCTG CTTTAAAAATCCACTGCAGCAGAGAAACGAAGGAACTGCTGGACCAAGTTGGCGGTTTCAAAATAGTAGAAAGAGGGTTGGTCTCGATGAAGGGCAAGGGCGAGCGTTTAACCTACTGGCTGACCGGCGAAGATCCGATCCTGCGAGAAGAACGAAGCAGGGAACGAGAGAATCGAAGAAACGGTTACGCCAGAAacaattccaaccctctgatACCACGAAGCTCTCTTAAAAACAAATCTCTCGTAAGATCAACCTTCATGAGGTGCTCGAGCGAATCACCGAAACGATTACGGTTTGCGAGCTCGGATCAACTGGACCAGAAGTGTTCTGGCGCGAACAGTCAACTAGAGTCTATCGTCGACAACAGTCCGTGCAAGCCGAAAAGGTCTTGCGCAACGAGACCTTCGTGCGTGGATAACTGGAGATCGTCCAGCAACTCGTGTCCGTGCGTGGAGAAATTGTGCGAACAAGAAACGCAAATCGACGTGAAAGAACTAACGCGGCATCGATCCGACGCGAATAATTCGCCGCTACGATCGAACTGGACGATCGGTAACGAACCTTATTTCCCGCGTGCAGGGGTCAAGAACTTCCGGTTTGGGCCGGCCGGGATCGCGCAGACAACCTGCAGATCCGCGCCCAACAGCCCGAGGCACAGCACTCTGATCTTAAATTGTCAGAAACGAGCGGCGCAGTCGAACGAGGAGATAGACGGATGGGATGCTACCACGCCACTGATTTATTATCCGGGAGGACGATTGGATTAA
- the LOC139985355 gene encoding guanylate cyclase 32E isoform X1, with protein MLLANVERACLLLTAIHILLDKGAYAETFTLGYITGSKRRPGDLEYQRPGYRISGAISLAVEEVNAGELGRRGHKLDFLVAETYGEEETSILMTADLWTKNISVYIGPQETCIHEGRMAAAFNLPMISYFCTHRESSDKKEFPTFARTRPPDTQISKSVVSVLMAFNWTKVTFMYMNSTLFEFNKMSTIAETILSSFDSAGVTVNFLRCWEEPYHVTHMTNPFHKHVSETYRETRIYVILGNYYEHMGLLMALDERKLLEKGEYWVVGVDIEQYDEKRPDKYFRGLWQKKTNSSILKAYRSYFSVVASAPIYSKNFTRMVNQYRQKHPFYFTNPLANMGGIIQIVPETAYLYDAVHLYERSLLKALDENRDPRNGREMVATLYGVHYRSAMGYMVYMDENGDAEGNYTLIALDNRPTKGHGLYPIAYFVGKENGTNLPKLRLTRDISWIGDGPPIAEPHCGYHGEKCTSHTGEIMGGIAGGFLLIIMAVLLVLYRNWKYEQELDSLLWKVNYKDIQIKEKKDESSGANEAPTKCNSKTTTQPIVRTSQVSLSSNPDADFRYSMIYTQIGVYKGRIFAVKKVRKKSIEITREMKKELKVMRDLRHDNLNAFIGACTDPPNICIVVEYCARGSLKDILENEDMKLDNMFMASLVGDIIRGMIYLHESVIKFHGSLSTSNCLVDSRWVVKLADFGLHEFKKDAECEPCDVMKKYHGLLYRAPELLRSTKSQEPVVRDYQRGDVYSFAIVLYELQGRHGPFGITELTPSEILKKVIAREPDTEPFRPPLNQLENCFHFVRACLMECWAEDPETRPDFKIVRNKLRPLRKGMKPNIFDNMMAMMEKYANNLEALVDERTDQLTEEKKKTDALLYEMLPRYVAEQLKRGHKVEAESFDSVTIYFSDIVGFTAMSAESTPLQVVDFLNDLYTCFDSTIENYDVYKVETIGDAYMVVSGLPIRNGIQHAGEIASMSLCLLEAVKQFTIRHRPLDKLQLRIGIHSGPVCAGVVGLKMPRYCLFGDTVNTASRMESTGSALKIHCSRETKELLDQVGGFKIVERGLVSMKGKGERLTYWLTGEDPILREERSRERENRRNGYARNNSNPLIPRSSLKNKSLVRSTFMRCSSESPKRLRFASSDQLDQKCSGANSQLESIVDNSPCKPKRSCATRPSCVDNWRSSSNSCPCVEKLCEQETQIDVKELTRHRSDANNSPLRSNWTIGNEPYFPRAGVKNFRFGPAGIAQTTCRSAPNSPRHSTLILNCQKRAAQSNEEIDGWDATTPLIYYPGGRLD; from the exons ATGCTACTGGCAAACGTGGAGAGGGCTTGTCTGTTACTAACGGCGATCCACATTTTACTCGATAAGGGCGCCTACGCCGAGACATTCACCCTCGGGTATATCACCGGTTCGAAAAGACGTCCAGGCGACTTGGAGTATCAGCGTCCTGGTTACCGGATATCCGGCGCCATATCGCTCGCCGTGGAAGAG GTGAACGCAGGTGAGCTCGGTCGACGCGGACACAAGCTCGACTTCCTGGTCGCGGAAACTTATGGCGAAGAGGAGACCAGCATCCTGATGACCGCCGATCTCTGGACGAAGAATATCAGCGTTTACATAGGACCCCAGGAAACTTGCATCCACGAGGGCAGAATGGCGGCGGCGTTCAACCTTCCAATGATATCTTAC TTTTGTACTCATCGCGAATCGTCCGACAAAAAGGAATTCCCCACGTTCGCGAGAACGAGACCACCCGATACGCAAATCTCCAAGTCCGTCGTTTCCGTGCTGATGGCATTTAACTGGACGAAA GTGACGTTCATGTACATGAACTCGACCCTGTTCGAATTTAACAAGATGTCAACGATCGCGGAGACGATTCTATCGTCGTTCGACTCTGCAGGTGTGACAGTGAACTTTCTTCGCTGTTGGGAAGAACCATATCACGTCACGCATATGACCAATCCGTTCCACAAACACGTCAGTGAAACATATCGGGAAACGCGAA TTTACGTGATTCTAGGGAATTATTATGAACACATGGGACTGCTGATGGCTCTGGACGAAAGGAAGCTCTTGGAAAAAG GCGAGTACTGGGTGGTCGGTGTCGATATCGAGCAATACGACGAGAAACGACCGGACAAGTACTTTCGTGGTTTATGGCAGAAGAAGACCAACTCGTCGATCCTGAAGGCGTATCGCAGCTACTTCAGCGTGGTAGCTAGCGCTCCAATTTACTCGAAGAATTTTACACGAATGGTGAATCAGTACAGGCAAAAGCATCCATTTTATTTCACCAATCCACTGGCGAACATGGGCGGAATTATTCAG ATCGTACCAGAAACGGCGTATCTGTACGACGCGGTGCATCTCTACGAAAGATCGTTGCTAAAAGCTCTGGACGAGAATCGGGACCCTCGAAACGGCCGTGAAATGGTGGCGACTCTTTACGGCGTTCACTATCGAAGCGCCATGGG ATACATGGTCTACATGGACGAAAACGGAGACGCTGAAGGCAATTACACTCTGATTGCTCTGGACAATCGACCGACAAAGGGACACGGTTTATACCCTATAGCTTACTTTGTGGGAAAAGAGAACGGCACGAATCTGCCA AAACTTCGATTGACAAGGGATATTTCGTGGATCGGTGACGGGCCGCCCATCGCCGAGCCTCATTGCGGTTACCACGGTGAAAAATGCACTT CTCATACGGGAGAAATCATGGGCGGTATAGCCGGCGGATTTCTGTTGATTATCATGGCGGTGCTCCTGGTGCTATACAGAAACTGGAAATACGAGCAGGAACTGGATTCCCTACTCTGGAAGGTGAACTACAAAGACATTCAGatcaaagagaagaaagacgaGTCGTCGGGAGCCAATGAGGCGCCTACCAAATGCAATTCCAAG ACGACGACGCAGCCTATTGTGAGAACCAGCCAAGTTTCTCTCAGCTCGAACCCAGATGCTGATTTTCGTTACTCGATGATTTACACGCAAATTGGTGTTTATAAGGGGCGGATATTCGCCGTAAAGAAAGTTCGGAagaaatcgatcgaaattaCACGGGAGATGAAGAAAGAGCTGAAAGTG ATGCGAGACTTGCGACACGATAATTTGAACGCTTTCATCGGAGCCTGCACCGATCCACCGAACATATGCATCGTCGTGGAGTATTGTGCTCGTGGCAGTCTCAAG GATATCTTGGAGAACGAGGACATGAAGCTCGATAATATGTTCATGGCGTCCTTAGTCGGAGATATAATCAGG GGGATGATCTATCTGCACGAGTCCGTCATAAAATTTCACGGTTCGCTGAGTACGTCGAACTGCTTGGTGGATTCTCGATGGGTTGTAAAGCTGGCGGACTTTGGATTGCACGAATTCAAAAAGGACGCCGAGTGTGAGCCGTGTGACGTCATGAAGAAGTATCACG GTTTGCTATATCGAGCGCCCGAACTATTACGATCGACGAAAAGCCAAGAGCCAGTCGTGCGAGATTATCAGAGAGGAGACGTTTATTCTTTCGCTATAGTGTTGTACGAACTTCAAGGGAGACACGGCCCTTTTGGAATTACGGAATTAACCCCTTCGGAGATATTGAAGAAAGTAATCGCGAGAGAACCTGATACAGAACCGTTCAG ACCACCGTTGAACCAGTTGGAGAACTGTTTCCATTTCGTGCGCGCTTGTTTGATGGAGTGCTGGGCCGAGGACCCTGAGACTCGACCAGACTTCAAGATCGTTAGAAACAAACTGAGACCTTTGAGAAAGGGCAT GAAGCCAAACATATTTGACAACATGATGGCCATGATGGAGAAATACGCGAATAATCTGGAAGCGCTGGTCGACGAACGAACGGACCAATTAACggaggagaagaaaaagacag aCGCGTTGCTGTATGAAATGCTACCGCGTTACGTGGCAGAGCAATTGAAACGGGGACACAAAGTTGAAGCTGAAAGCTTCGACAGcgttacaatttatttcaGCGACATTGTCGGCTTCACCGCCATGTCTGCCGAAAGCACACCATTGCAG GTGGTAGATTTTCTGAACGATTTGTACACCTGTTTCGATTCGACGATAGAAAATTACGACGTCTACAAAGTGGAAACTATCGGTGATGCTTACATGGTG GTAAGCGGTTTACCAATTCGAAACGGTATTCAGCACGCGGGAGAAATAGCCAGTATGTCCTTGTGCCTCCTAGAAGCCGTAAAACAATTTACAATTCGACACAGGCCGTTGGATAAGCTACAACTACGAATTGGTATACATTCCG GTCCCGTGTGCGCCGGTGTGGTCGGCCTAAAAATGCCACGTTATTGTCTATTTGGTGATACCGTGAACACTGCTAGCCGCATGGAATCCACTGGATCTG CTTTAAAAATCCACTGCAGCAGAGAAACGAAGGAACTGCTGGACCAAGTTGGCGGTTTCAAAATAGTAGAAAGAGGGTTGGTCTCGATGAAGGGCAAGGGCGAGCGTTTAACCTACTGGCTGACCGGCGAAGATCCGATCCTGCGAGAAGAACGAAGCAGGGAACGAGAGAATCGAAGAAACGGTTACGCCAGAAacaattccaaccctctgatACCACGAAGCTCTCTTAAAAACAAATCTCTCGTAAGATCAACCTTCATGAGGTGCTCGAGCGAATCACCGAAACGATTACGGTTTGCGAGCTCGGATCAACTGGACCAGAAGTGTTCTGGCGCGAACAGTCAACTAGAGTCTATCGTCGACAACAGTCCGTGCAAGCCGAAAAGGTCTTGCGCAACGAGACCTTCGTGCGTGGATAACTGGAGATCGTCCAGCAACTCGTGTCCGTGCGTGGAGAAATTGTGCGAACAAGAAACGCAAATCGACGTGAAAGAACTAACGCGGCATCGATCCGACGCGAATAATTCGCCGCTACGATCGAACTGGACGATCGGTAACGAACCTTATTTCCCGCGTGCAGGGGTCAAGAACTTCCGGTTTGGGCCGGCCGGGATCGCGCAGACAACCTGCAGATCCGCGCCCAACAGCCCGAGGCACAGCACTCTGATCTTAAATTGTCAGAAACGAGCGGCGCAGTCGAACGAGGAGATAGACGGATGGGATGCTACCACGCCACTGATTTATTATCCGGGAGGACGATTGGATTAA